A genomic region of Aspergillus oryzae RIB40 DNA, chromosome 1 contains the following coding sequences:
- a CDS encoding putative P-type ATPase (cation transport ATPase) gives MARHEVFDGPISESIPSSVVSFSHRRNRKDSVVSFTYFRDEEDFVEWPDEDAVDAESEADNLVVGDVSPPNGSLRSSFRSKRPSWSRGSAEDPLLRGRHLSVSSYAQDRRFDSRLNQKVYIESEDLTLVIAGFSTKFSGLVLYSLLCVLSLGFAYLIFRWFPRWRVRLTGKPTPLRICQWVAIETVLAIPKTLQDQWNQFSVCQVRSQAYGRPLSSVFADPDSHSFDEENDPTISFLRYINCRYLRFFYHPLEDKFCLISGWKDPLWTNAKVMRSGLDADDRDSREQIFGKNLVDIQQKPLFQLLIDEEFLPVKAFHPFYIFQLASLILWSLDEYYYYAICIFIISVFSIGATIIETKSTMSRLREISLFECDIRVLRNGFCELVPSHFVGQLLTSYATGRSVPSRELVPGDVFEFSDPSLSQVPCDCILLSGDCIVNESMLTGPGESVPVSKTPLTDDALKYLNLNTPSVHPNIAKHFLFGGTKVIRARRPHNVDDDDAIALAIVVRTGFLTTKGALVRSMLFPKPSGFKFYRDSLGYISVMAMVAILGFVASFFNFVRLGLSWHLIIVRALDLITIIVPPALPATLTIGTNFAISRLKNQKIFCISPQSCAKLVCRVNVGGKLDVICFDKTGTLTEDGLDVLGVRTVNREMGFVILDLYSDVTLGSPAASTCDTSYDRKKRDVLTYIMATCHSLRVVDGELLGDPLDVKMFQFTGWSYQEGGSHGPEQPGSKFETIMPSIAKPPAISENLRRGNFTAPLELGILRNFEFVSELRRASVIVRQFGDNGASIFVKGAPESVRAICLPDSLPQDFEDLLNQYTHKGYRVIACAARYEQKLSWMKVQKMTRGDAESDLEFIGFIIFENKLKPTSTETIAELNQAGIRTVMCTGDNILTAISVARECGMVSKSEQCFIPHIVEGRPHDLVASLCWENVDNPALKLDPNTLMPSVASSDLDLSIPVNVFNIHNFSLAVSGEVFRWVLDFGDETILQRMLVRTKVFARMSPDEKHELVEKLQSLDYCCGFCGDGANDCGALKAADVGISLSDAEASVAAPFTSRQFDVSCVPTLIREGRAALVTSFCCFKYMSLYSAIQFSTVSFLYTSASNLGDFQVRIRRMHIVIQLDSDTRRTIYGDYNNLHADLSFKVGWTGPYPVLSRKRPTADLVSRKVLTPLLGQIVICILVQLVAYKAVQSQPWYVSICSYFERFEPPEIDLDNSNIENSENTTLFLVSCFQYTLASVVLSVGPPFREPMRSNRAFISVVIIDLIISCYMLFRPSRWVVQIMQLTFLSGNFAGSLLALAVSSFIFSCIAERALFPGLARALGRAYVLLRPGHHKKRRQYKVLLEEMQK, from the exons ATGGCTCGCCACGAG GTTTTTGATGGACCCATCTCCGAGAGTATTCCATCAAGtgtcgtttctttctctcatcgTCGCAACCGGAAGGACTCGGTGGTCAGTTTTACGTACTTTCGTGATGAAGAGGACTTTGTGGAGTGGCCAGATGAAGATGCTGTGGACGCTGAAAGCGAAGCCGATAATTTGGTCGTAGGTGATGTTAGCCCGCCAAATGGATCTCTCAGATCGTCATTCAGGTCAAAACGACCATCATGGTCTAGAGGTTCCGCTGAAGACCCCCTCCTCCGCGGCCGGCACCTTTCTGTTAGTTCGTATGCACAGGACCGACGATTTGATAGCAGGCTCAAccagaaagtatatattgaATCGGAGGATTTAACGCTTGTGATAGCCGGGTTTTCAACCAAATTCTCTGGCTTAGTTCTATACTCTCTGTTATGTGTCCTCTCCCTTGGCTTCGCTTATCTTATTTTTCGATGGTTTCCAAGATGGCGAGTACGATTGACAGGGAAACCCACGCCACTTCGCATTTGTCAATGGGTTGCCATTGAG ACGGTTCTCGCTATACCTAAAACTTTACAGGACCAATGGAATCAATTTAGCGTATGTCAGGTTCGCAGTCAAGCTTATGGGCGTCCACTTTCTAGCGTATTTGCAGACCCAGACAGTCATTCCtttgacgaagaaaatgacCCCACGATCTCGTTCTTACGATATATTAACTGTAGATACCTTCGGTTCTTTTATCATCCTCTGGAAGATAAGTTCTGCCTAATAAGTGGTTGGAAAGATCCTTTGTGGACAAATGCGAAAGTGATGCGAAGCGGACTAGATGCCGATGATCGTGATAGTCGAGAGCAGATTTTCGGCAAGAATCTTGTTGACATTCAGCAGAAACCAttgtttcagcttctcatAGATGAA GAGTTCTTACCAGTAAAGGCCTTTCACCCATTTTATATCTTTCAACTTGCGAGCCTCATTCTGTGGTCTTTGGATGAATATTACTACTATGCTATTTGTATATTCATTATCTCCGTTTTCAGCATTGGTGCAACAATAATTGAGACCAAGTCT ACTATGAGTCGCCTGAGGGAGATCTCCTTGTTTGAGTGTGACATACGTGTGCTTAGGAATGGATTTTGTGAGTTGGTGCCTTCACATTTTGTCGGTCAGTTACTGACTTCTTACGCGACAGGGAGGTCTGTTCCCTCTCGAGAACTTGTGCCGGGAGATGTATTCGAATTCTCCGATCCATCACTTAGCCAAGTCCCTTGCGACTGCATCTTATTGTCAGGTGACTGCATCGTAAATGAGAGCATGCTCACAG GACCAGGTGAATCCGTTCCTGTGTCCAAAACCCCATTAACGGACGATGCACTCAAGTAtctcaatctcaacaccCCCTCTGTTCATCCAAACATAGCAaaacattttcttttcggtggtACAAAGGTCATTCGAGCACGGCGCCCTCATaatgttgatgatgacgatgccATTGCTTTAGCAATTGTCGTCCGAACGGGGTTTCTGACAACAAAAGGCGCGTTGGTTCGCTCCATGCTTTTCCCAAAGCCTTCTGGCTTCAAGTTCTATCGAGATTCATTGGGTTATATATCGGTTATGGCAATGGTCGCTATTTTAGGATTTGTGGCCTCCTTTTTCAACTTTGTCCGACTAGGT CTCTCATGGCATTTGATCATTGTCAGAGCCCTCGATTTGATAACAATCATTGTTCCACCTGCTTTGCCTGCTACGCTGACAATTGGTACGAACTTTGCGATTTCGCGGTTGAAAAACCAGAAGATTTTTTGCATTAGTCCGCAAAG CTGCGCTAAGCTGGTCTGTAGGGTAAACGTGGGGGGTAAATTAGACGTGATTTGTTTTGACAAAACAGGGACCTTAACGGAAGATGGATTGGATGTTCTTGGGGTGCGGACTGTAAATCGAGAAATGGGGTTTGTCATACTCG ATTTATACTCGGACGTGACTCTAGGGTCTCCCGCAGCTTCAACATGTGACACTTCTTACGACCGCAAGAAGCGTGATGTTTTGACCTACATCATGGCCACGTGCCACTCGTTGAGAGTCGTGGACGGCGAGCTTCTAGGTGACCCTCTCGACGTGAAAATGTTCCAATTTACTGGCTGGTCTTACCAGGAAGGCGGCAGCCATGGTCCTGAACAGCCAGGTTCCAAATTTGAAACAATAATGCCTTCCATTGCAAAGCCACCTGCCATTTCAGAGAATCTTCGCCGGGGCAATTTCACT GCACCACTTGAACTTGGTATTTTACGAAATTTTGAATTTGTCTCTGAACTTCGACGCGCGAGCGTTATTGTAAGACAATTTGGTGACAATGGTGCTAGCATTTTCGTCAAGGGTGCACCAGAAAGCGTCAGAGCCATATGTCTTCCAGATAGTC TGCCTCAAGACTTTGAAGATCTACTGAACCAGTACACCCACAAAGGCTATCGTGTCATTGCTTGCGCCGCTAGATACGAACAGAAGTTGAGCTGGATGAAAGTGCAAAAAATGACTCGTGGAGATGCAGAAAGTGATCTGGAATTCATAGGCTTCATTATATTTGAAAACAAGCTGAAACCGACAAGTACCGAGACTATTGCTGAACTGAACCAAGCAGGAATACGGACCGTCATGTGCACAGGAGACAATATCCTTACTGCAATTAGTGTCGCCCGTGAGTGTGGCATGGTCAGCAAAAGTGAGCAATGCTTTATACCGCACATTGTAGAAG GTCGTCCTCATGATTTGGTAGCTTCACTTTGCTGGGAGAATGTAGATAATCCAGCATTGAAGCTTGATCCAAACACACTGATG CCTTCCGTAGCCTCATCGGATTTGGACTTATCTATACCTGTAAATGTCTTCAATATACATAATTTCTCGCTTGCGGTCAGCGGAGAAGTATTTAGATGGGTTTTGGACTTTGGCGATGAGACTATACTTCAACGA ATGCTCGTGCGTACCAAAGTGTTCGCAAGAATGTCACCTGATGAAAAACACGAACTTGTGGAGAAACTTCAGTCACTTGATTATTGCTGTGGCTTTTGCGGTGATGGTGCCAATGATTGTGGCGCGTTGAAAGCTGCAGACGTTGGAATATCGCTTTCTGATGCCGAGGCATCTGTGGCTGCTCCGTTCACAAGTCGCCAATTTGATGTATCCTGCGTGCCAACTTTGATTAG GGAAGGGAGAGCCGCTTTAGTTACAAGCTTTTGTTGCTTCAAATATATGAGTCTCTACTCTGCTATTCAATTTTCCACTGTCAGTTTTTTGTACACGTCAGCGTCGAACTTAGGTGATTTTCAAGTACGCATCAGAAGAATGCATATTG TGATACAGCTCGACTCGGACACTAGAAGAACGATATATGGTGATTACAATAATCTTCATGCTGACCTATCTTTCAAAGTGGGATGGACAGGTCCCTACCCCGTACTCTCTCGGAAACGCCCAACTGCCGATCTTGTCTCGCGAAAGGTGCTGACGCCATTACTCGGCCAAATCGTGATTTGTATACTGGTTCAACTTGTGGCCTACAAAGCCGTCCAGTCACAGCCATGGTATGTTAGCATTTGCAGTTACTTCGAACG GTTCGAACCCCCAGAGATCGATTTGgataatagtaatattgAGAACTCTGAGAACACCACCCTGTTCCTGGTCTCGTGCTTTCAGTACACGCTAGCAAGTGTTGTTCTCAGCGTGGGACCTCCATTCCGGGAGCCTATGAGATCAAATA GAGCCTTCATCTCTGTGGTTATAATAGACTTAATCATCTCATGTTATATGCTCTTCAGGCCCTCTAGATGGGTAGTGCAGATTATGCAGTTGACATTTCTATCAGGGAATTTCGCTGGTTCGCTCCTTGCACTTGCTGTGAGcagcttcattttctcttgcATCGCGGAGCGTGCACTTTTCCCGGGTCTTGCTCGGGCCCTAGGGCGAGCCTACGTACTCTTACGGCCAGGCCATCACAAAAAGCGCCGTCAATACAAGGTGCTTCTGGAGGAAATGCAAAAGTAA
- the nap1 gene encoding histone chaperone NAP1 (nucleosome assembly protein NAP-1) — MSEPIRNKKADFPVAPSLESPASKKVSLEQSPCQPLISNIVTLESLDHATAASLFARNPGLVSMIQGKLGSLVGRSSGYIESLPAPVRRRVAGLKGIQKEHAKLEAQFQEEVLELEKKYFAKFTPLYQRRATIVNGAAEPTDSEVDAGKGEEEDVDVKSEDESKKSEDKVSSTAGIPEFWLSAMKNQISLAEMVTERDEEALRHLTDIRMEYLDRPGFRLIFEFSENSFFTNKTISKTYYYKEENGYGGDFIYDHAEGTKIDWKDDKDLTVRVESKKQRNKNTKQTRVVKITVPTESFFNFFSPPQPPTDDDDTVATDIEERLELDYQLGEDIKEKLIPRAIDWFTGEALQFEELGDDMDPDEFDDEDEDEEEDEDDDDDDRKSDGDVDDDSDEEDGTSKPKKEAAECKQS; from the exons ATGTCTGAGCCTATTAGGAATAAGAAAGCAGATTTTCCGGTCGCCCC CAGCCTGGAGTCTCcagcatcaaagaaggtATCACTCGAGCAATCTCCTTGCCAGCCACTTATCTCTAACATCGTCACCCTAGAATCCCTTGATCATGCCACAGCTGCTTCTTTATTCGCGAGAAACCCTGGGCTCGTCTCCATGATTCAAGGAAAATTGGGATCACTTGTCGGTCGCTCTTCCGGATATATTGAGTCTCTGCCCGCACCTGTCCGCCGACGTGTCGCTGGACTGAAAGGTATCCAGAAGGAACACGCTAAGCTGGAAGCTCaatttcaagaagaagtgTTGGAGCTCGAAAAGAAGTACTTTGCAAAATTTACTCCTCTGTATCAAAGGCGTGCCACGATTGTCAATGGGGCTGCGGAACCGACCGACAGTGAAGTTGATGCGGGCAagggtgaggaagaagatgtggATGTTAAGAGCGAAGATGAGTCTAAAAAGTCCGAGGACAAGGTGTCATCAACAGCCGGAATACCCGAGTTCTGGCTTTCTGCTATGAAAAATCAAATTTCTCTGGCAGAGATGGTGACTGAACGAGATGAAGAGGCTCTCAGACATCTCACCGATATCCGAATGGAGTACCTTGATCGTCCGGGATTTCGCCTGATTTTTGAATTCTCTGAGAATTCATTCTTCACAAACAAGACTATTTCGAAAACGTACTATTACAAGGAAGAGAACGGCTACGGTGGTGATTTCATCTATGATCATGCCGAGGGCACTAAGATTGATTGGAAAGACGACAAGGACCTCACTGTTCGTGTCGAAAgtaaaaagcaaagaaacaaga ACACAAAGCAAACTCGCGTTGTCAAGATAACCGTACCCACGGAGTCTTtctttaatttcttttctcccccacAGCCCCCAACGGACGACGATGATACTGTCGCTACCGACATTGAAGAGCGGCTTGAGCTTGACTACCAGCTTGGAgaggatatcaaggagaagctcatTCCTCGCGCAATCGATTGGTTTACTGGGGAGGCTCTTCAGTTTGAAGAACTGGGCGATGATATGGATCCTGATGAGTttgacgacgaggacgaggacgaggaagaggatgaagatgatgacgacgacgacagGAAGTCTGATGGGGACGTTGATGACGACTCTGATGAAGAG GACGGTACTTCGAAGCCCAAAAAGGAGGCCGCAGAATGCAAACAAAGCTGA
- a CDS encoding nucleoside triphosphates FAP7 (predicted protein), which translates to MRTAPNVIITGTPGVGKTVHCEQLAQDTGLRHLSINQVAKDRDCFETYDEELKTWIVDEDKLQENLDAEIFGVLLEEACEAFDEEVVVELMSEKDDDVEGNCERISSWVSSWKINQNLNAN; encoded by the exons ATGCGAACAGCCCCGAATGTGATTATCACAGGAACCCCTGGCGTTGGGAAAACTGTCCACTGCGAACAACTAGCGCAAGATACCGGTCTGCGACATCTGTCAATCAATCAGGTCGCAAAAGATCGTGATTGCTTCGAGACCTATGACGAGGAGTTGAAAACTTGgattgtggatgaggataag CTACAAGAAAATTTAGACGCAGAGATTTTCGGTGTCCTATTGGAAGAAGCCTGTGAAGCCTTCGACGAAGAAGTTGTGGTCGAGCTTATGAGTGAAAAGGACGACGATGTAGAGGGAAACTGCGAAAGAATCTCAAGTTGGGTATCCTCTTGGAAAATCAACCAAAACCTCAACGCGAATTGA
- a CDS encoding type V myosin (myosin class V heavy chain), producing the protein MAHNYEVGTRAWQPDPTEGWVASEVKEKLVDGDKVQLVFILENGETKSLETTQAELQVDNNPKLPPLMNPAMLEASEDLTNLSHLNEPAVLQAIKLRYAQKEIYTYSGIVLIATNPFARVDSLYVPQMVQVYAGKHRASQAPHLFAIAEEAFADMLRDAKNQTIVVSGESGAGKTVSAKYIMRYFATRESSDQPGKYTTSRADAISETEEQILATNPVMEAFGNAKTTRNDNSSRFGKYIEIMFDDRTNIIGAKIRTYLLERSRLVFQPLKERNYHIFYQLVAGATDAEKQELGLASVEDFDYLNQGGTPTIDGVDDKAEFNATRKSLSTIGVSEDTQAEIFRILAALLHLGNVRITATRTDSSLPPSEPSLVRACSMLGIDVNEFAKWIVKKQLITRGEKITSNLTQQQATVVRDSVAKFIYSSLFDWLVEKINRGLASGEVLNKFKSFIGVLDIYGFEHFAKNSFEQFCINYANEKLQQEFNQHVFKLEQEEYVREQIDWTFIDFSDNQPCIDLIEAKLGILSLLDEESRLPMGSDEQFVTKLHHNFAADKQKFYKKPRFGKSAFTICHYAVDVTYESDGFIEKNRDTVPDEHMEVLRNSSNQFVKDILDTAAAVREKDSASISSKPVAAPGRKIGVAVNRKPTLGGIFKSSLIELMNTINSTDVHYIRCIKPNEAKEAWKFEGPMVLSQLRACGVLETVRISTAGYPTRWTYEEFAIRYYMLCHSSQWTSEIREMCHAILQKALVDGSSQKQDKYQLGLTKIFFRAGMLAFLENLRTSRLNECAIMIQKNLRCKYYRRRYLEARASILTTQALIRGFLARQHAAEVRKVKAATSIQRVWRGHKERKKYNIIRANFILFQSVAKGFLCRQNIMDTIHGNAAKVIQRAFRSWRQLRAWRQYRRKVVIVQNLWRGKQARIQYKKLREDARDLKQISYKLENKVVELTQYLESLKRENKSLNLQLENYETQLKSWRSRHNALENRSRELQAEANQAGINAARLSAMEEEMSRLQQNHSEAQATIKRLQEEEKASRESIRSANEELQRLKQMNTESDDEKASLRQQIADLEEQLELAKRTLPSGGLNGDQSNGSAIPPPASGLINLVSSKKTKPKRRSAGAERIDTDRFSGAYNPRPVSMAVPSSLLRQNLSGSTFSPGLDSVEVELENLLSEEDELNEEVTMGLIRNLKIPLPSSTPPPTEKEVLFPAYLINLVTSEMWNNGFVKESERFLANVMQSIQQEVMQHDGDDAINPGAFWLSNVHEMLSFVFLAEDWYEAQKTDNYEYDRLLEIVKHDLESLEFNIYHTWMKVLKKKLFKMIVPAIIESQSLPGFVTSESNRFLGKLLPSNNNPAYSMDNLLSLLNNVYKAMKAFYLEDSIVTQTVTELLRLVGVTAFNDLLMRRNFLSWKRGLQINYNITRIEEWCKSHDMPEGTLQLEHLMQATKLLQLKKATLNDIEIIQDICWMLSPNQIQKLLNQYLVADYEQPINGEIMKAVASRVTEKSDVLLLTPVDMEDSGPYEIAEPRVITALETYTPSWLQTPRLKRLAEIVSAQAMAQQERLEMAEMA; encoded by the exons ATGGCGCACAATTATGAGGTCGGAACGAGGGCCTGGCAGCCCGATCCGACTGAAGGATGGGTAGCATCCGAGGTCaaagagaagcttgttgatgGTGACAAAGTGCAACTTGTGTTTATATTGGAAAATGGGGAG ACAAAATCTTTGGAAACCACGCAAGCAGAGTTACAGGTGGATAACAATCCTAAGCTACCTCCGTTAATGAATCCAGCCATGCTGGAGGCCAGCGAAGACCTGACGAATCTATCTCACTTGAATGAGCCAGCTG TCTTGCAGGCTATCAAATTACGGTATGCgcaaaaggaaatatatacttATAGTGGCATTGTTTTAATCGCCACTAACCCTTTCGCTCGAGTGGATTCACTCTATGTTCCTCAGATGGTGCAAGTGTACGCCGGCAAACACCGTGCATCACAGGCGCCTCATCTATTCGCCATCGCTGAAGAGGCATTTGC TGACATGTTGCGAGATGCGAAAAACCAGACAATTGTGGTTTCTGGAGAGTCTGGTGCTGGAAAGACAGTTAGCGCCAAGTACATTATGCGATATTTCGCAACTCGCGAATCCTCAGATCAACCTGGGAAATACACCACGAGTAGGGCAGATGCTATCAGTGAGACTGAGGAGCAAATCCTGGCTACAAATCCTGTTATGGAAGCCTTCGGAAACGCCAAAACAACGCGCAATGACAACTCTTCACGGTTCGGAAAGTACATTGAGATAATGTTCGATGATAGGACCAATATCATCGGCGCAAAGATCAGGACGTACCTGTTAGAGAGATCCCGTTTAGTATTTCAACCTCTCAAAGAACGCAATTATCATATCTTTTATCAGCTTGTAGCTGGTGCAACAGACGCAGAAAAGCAGGAACTCGGTCTTGCGTCGGTTGAGGACTTCGactatctcaaccaaggCGGCACGCCGACTATTGATGGCGTGGATGACAAGGCAGAATTCAATGCTACAAGGAAATCCCTGAGTACTATCGGTGTGTCAGAAGATACACAGGCGGAAATTTTTCGCATCCTTGCAGCTCTCCTGCATCTAGGCAATGTTAGAATTACCGCCACTCGAACCGATTCTTCCTTACCTCCCTCTGAGCCCTCCCTTGTCAGGGCCTGCAGCATGCTGGGCATTGACGTCAACGAATTCGCGAAATGGATAGTCAAGAAGCAACTTATAACAAGAGGTGAGAAGATCACATCTAATTTGACACAACAACAGGCGACAGTTGTCCGTGATTCGGTAGCAAAGTTTATATATTCAAGTCTCTTTGATTGGCTCGTCGAAAAAATCAATCGCGGCCTAGCGTCCGGTGAAGTTCTTAACAAATTTAAATCTTTCATCGGtgttctggatatatatggGTTCGAGCACTTTGCCAAAAACTCGTTCGAGCAGTTTTGCATCAACTACGCTAATGAGAAGTTGCAGCAAGAGTTCAATCAGCACGTATTCAAACTGgaacaagaagaatatgTTCGAGAGCAAATTGACTGGACGTTCATTGATTTCTCAGACAACCAACCATGCATTGACCTTATTGAGGCAAAATTGGGTATCTTATCCCTTTTGGATGAGGAGTCTCGGCTGCCGATGGGTTCTGATGAACAATTTGTGACAAAACTGCATCATAACTTTGCAGCCGATAAGCAAAAATTCTACAAAAAGCCCCGGTTCGGAAAGTCGGCGTTCACCATATGTCATTATGCTGTGGACGTAACTTATGAGTCCGATGGTTTTATAGAGAAGAACAGGGATACTGTCCCGGATGAGCACATGGAGGTTCTCCGCAACTCCTCGAATCAATTCGTGAAAGATATATTAGATACCGCCGCCGCCGTCCGCGAAAAAGACTCTGCATCCATCTCATCTAAGCCAGTCGCTGCGCCTGGTCGTAAAATTGGCGTGGCCGTCAACCGCAAGCCTACACTTGGAGGTATCTTCAAATCATCGCTGATTGAGCTTATGAACACCATAAATTCTACGGATGTGCACTATATACGCTGTATCAAGCCCAACGAAGCGAAAGAAGCTTGGAAGTTTGAAGGTCCCATGGTCCTTAGCCAATTGAGAGCTTGTGGTGTACTCGAAACGGTCCGTATCAGCACTGCTGGATATCCTACTCGCTGGACTTATGAAGAGTTTGCGATACGCTACTATATGCTTTGCCATTCATCGCAGTGGACGTCTGAAATCCGAGAAATGTGCCATGCAATCCTGCAAAAAGCTCTGGTAGATGGCAGCAGCCAAAAGCAAGATAAATATCAACTAGGTTTGACGAAGATATTTTTCAGGGCAGGCATGCTCGCTTTCCTGGAAAACCTTCGTACGTCTAGGTTGAACGAATGTGCAATCATGATACAAAAGAATCTGCGGTGCAAGTACTATCGACGTCGTTATCTCGAGGCGCGTGCTTCCATTCTTACAACTCAAGCTTTAATCAGAGGGTTCTTAGCAAGGCAGCATGCGGCCGAGGTGCGCAAGGTCAAAGCTGCAACTTCCATCCAACGGGTGTGGCGGGGacacaaggaaaggaaaaagtaTAACATCATCCGTGCAAACTTCATTTTGTTTCAATCGGTTGCGAAGGGCTTCCTCTGCCGGCAAAATATAATGGATACGATACATGGAAACGCTGCGAAAGTTATACAACGTGCCTTCCGCTCCTGGCGACAATTACGAGCTTGGCGGCAGTATCGCCGAAAAGTTGTCATTGTGCAGAACCTTTGGAGAGGTAAGCAAGCGAGGATACAATACAAAAAGCTCCGCGAAGATGCAAGGGACCTAAAGCAGATCTCTTACAAGCTGGAGAATAAGGTGGTAGAGTTGACACAGTATCTCGAGTCTCTAAAACGTGAAAACAAGTCGTTGAATCTGCAGTTAGAAAACTATGAAACTCAGTTGAAGTCATGGAGGAGTCGTCACAACGCCCTGGAGAATCGTTCTAGGGAGCTTCAGGCCGAGGCAAACCAGGCGGGAATTAATGCTGCTCGGTTATctgccatggaagaagaaatgagTCGATTGCAGCAAAATCATAGCGAAGCGCAAGCGACAATTAAGCGgctgcaagaggaagaaaaagcgtCACGGGAATCCATCCGTTCTGCAAATGAGGAGTTGCAACGGCTTAAACAAATGAACACcgagtcggatgatgagaaagCTTCCCTCCGTCAACAGATCGCTGACCTCGAAGAGCAGCTAGAGCTTGCGAAGAGGACCTTACCTAGTGGCGGCTTGAACGGTGATCAATCAAACGGCAGCGCCATCCCACCACCTGCCAGTGGGTTGATTAATTTAGTGTCCtcaaaaaagacaaagccaAAAAGACGCAGCGCCGGTGCGGAGAGGATAGACACAGATCGTTTTAGCGGTGCTTACAACCCACGTCCCGTCTCCATGGCTGTTCCTAGCTCCCTATTGCGCCAAAACCTATCAGGGAGCACTTTCTCACCTGGATTGGACTCTGTCGAGGTGGAGCTCGAAAATTTACTTTCTGAAGAGGATGAACTCAACGAAGAGGTCACGATGGGCTTGATACGCAATCTAAAGATTCCACTCCCTAGTTCTACTCCGCCACCAACCGAAAAAGAAGTTCTATTCCCTGCTTATTTGATAAACCTTGTGACATCTGAAATGTGGAATAACGGCTTCGTGAAAGAATCCGAACGGTTTTTGGCGAATGTGATGCAGTCGATTCAACAAGAGGTCATGCAacatgatggagatgatgctATAAACCCCGGGGCCTTTTGGCTGTCTAATGTGCATGAAATGCTTTCTTTCGTGTTCCTGGCTGAGGATTGGTATGAAGCACAAAAGACTGACAATTACGAGTACGATCGGCTACTGGAGATTGTAAAGCACGATTTGGAAAGCCTCGAGTTCAACATCTATCATACCTGGATGAAAGtgttgaaaaagaagctTTTTAAGATGATCGTTCCTGCGATCATTGAATCCCAATCACTTCCAGGATTTGTCACAAGTGAATCGAATCGTTTTCTTGGAAAGCTTCTTCcttccaacaacaacccagcTTACAGTATGGACAACCTTCTTAGCCTTCTGAACAATGTCTACAAGGCAATGAAGGCTTTTTACCTTGAGGATTCGATTGTCACTCAGACTGTTACCGAGCTTCTTCGTCTGGTTGGTGTCACCGCTTTCAACGACCTTCTCATGAGGAGGAATTTCTTGTCCTGGAAGCGTGGCCTTCAAATAAATTACAATATAACACGTATTGAAGAATGGTGCAAAAGCCATGATATGCCGGAAGGGACGTTGCAGCTTGAGCACTTGATG CAAGCGACCAAACTTCTTCAGTTAAAAAAGGCTACACTAAATGACATTGAGATTATTCAGGACATCTGTTGGAT GCTCTCCCCGAATCAGATTCAGAAGCTCCTGAATCAATACTTGGTGGCGGATTATGAGCAACCTATTAATGGGGAGATCATGAAAGCTGTGGCCTCTCGTGTCACGGAGAAGAGCGACGTATTGCTTCTGACGCCtgttgatatggaggatAGTGGTCCGTACGAGATTGCCGAACCTCGTGTTATCACAGCCCTGGAGACATACACACCGTCAT GGCTGCAAACACCACGACTAAAACGTCTTGCTGAAATTGTCTCGGCTCAGGCAATGGCTCAGCAAGAGAGGCTTGAAATGGCGGAGATGGCATGA